In Cytobacillus oceanisediminis, the following proteins share a genomic window:
- a CDS encoding sensor histidine kinase yields the protein MFRKYIWERLSWILLFGFLQVLAAFVVYMDSAISLKPFLYYTFLSAIIFTGFIFLRYQKETRFYREVAEREDNLDLSSIPESESPFEKIVESGLVSQTERFKKEFTQNWTLLEQEKDELLSWIHEVKTPLTAMHLMIDRIGDQTLKSALTYEWLRIHLLLDQQLHQKRIPSMENDLYIEMINLEDILYSEIKSLQSWCMQKGIGFEMEMEETEALSDAKWFSFIIRQLLTNAVKYSEKSDILISGSQHDGIISLRIQDFGRGIDQRDLPRIFEKGFTSTANHHENAATGMGLYLAKKAADQLKIKIHVEACLGKGTIMTLVFPTRNDFVSITGM from the coding sequence ATGTTTAGGAAATATATCTGGGAAAGGTTAAGCTGGATCCTGCTGTTCGGTTTCCTTCAGGTGCTTGCTGCCTTTGTAGTATATATGGACTCTGCCATATCTCTTAAGCCATTCCTTTATTACACCTTTTTATCTGCAATCATTTTTACTGGGTTCATCTTTCTCCGTTATCAAAAAGAAACACGATTTTACAGAGAAGTAGCCGAGAGGGAAGATAATTTAGATCTATCGAGCATACCGGAGTCAGAAAGCCCATTTGAAAAAATAGTGGAGTCGGGCCTGGTTAGCCAAACCGAACGGTTTAAAAAGGAGTTCACCCAGAACTGGACACTTCTCGAGCAGGAAAAAGATGAACTTCTGTCCTGGATTCATGAAGTAAAAACACCCTTGACTGCCATGCATCTCATGATTGACCGGATTGGGGATCAGACCCTTAAATCCGCCCTGACGTATGAATGGCTGCGCATACACCTTCTTCTTGATCAACAGCTGCATCAAAAGCGGATTCCTTCTATGGAAAATGACTTGTATATTGAAATGATTAATCTCGAAGACATCCTATACAGTGAAATCAAATCTCTGCAGTCCTGGTGCATGCAAAAAGGCATTGGCTTTGAAATGGAAATGGAAGAAACGGAAGCTCTGAGCGACGCGAAATGGTTTAGTTTTATCATTCGCCAGCTTTTAACCAACGCTGTGAAGTATAGTGAGAAATCAGACATTTTGATTTCGGGTTCGCAGCATGACGGTATAATATCGTTGAGGATTCAGGATTTTGGCAGAGGCATTGATCAAAGGGATTTGCCGCGAATCTTTGAGAAGGGGTTCACATCTACTGCAAATCACCATGAAAACGCAGCAACAGGCATGGGGTTATATTTAGCCAAAAAAGCCGCAGACCAGCTAAAAATAAAAATCCATGTGGAGGCTTGTTTAGGCAAAGGCACAATCATGACACTTGTCTTCCCTACCCGCAATGATTTCGTCAGCATAACAGGCATGTGA
- a CDS encoding ABC transporter ATP-binding protein, which translates to MFVLEAKKIHKSYGNKFNRQEVLKGIDMKIETGEFVSIMGASGSGKTTLLNVLSSIDSVSGGEIKIEEKEMTRLKEKQLAQFRKKHLGFIFQEYNLLDTLTVKENILLPLSISKTPKKEADEKFAEVAGELGIFELKDKYPNEISGGQKQRTSAARAFIHEPSIIFADEPTGALDSKSASDLLNKLSDLNEKRKATIIMVTHDPVAASFCSRVIFIKDGQIYTQLNKGDQSRQAFFKDIMKTQGVLGGVQHEH; encoded by the coding sequence ATGTTTGTACTTGAAGCCAAAAAAATTCATAAAAGCTACGGCAATAAATTTAATAGGCAGGAAGTATTAAAAGGAATTGATATGAAAATTGAAACGGGTGAATTTGTAAGCATTATGGGCGCTTCAGGTTCAGGGAAGACCACTCTTCTCAATGTACTCTCGTCTATTGATAGTGTTAGCGGCGGAGAAATCAAGATTGAAGAAAAGGAAATGACAAGACTGAAGGAAAAGCAGCTCGCCCAGTTCCGCAAGAAGCATCTCGGGTTTATTTTTCAGGAATATAATCTCCTGGATACATTGACAGTGAAGGAAAATATCCTTCTCCCGCTTTCCATCAGCAAAACACCAAAAAAAGAGGCAGATGAAAAGTTTGCAGAGGTTGCGGGTGAACTGGGCATATTCGAGTTAAAGGATAAATACCCTAATGAAATTTCCGGCGGGCAAAAGCAGCGGACTTCTGCAGCTCGTGCTTTCATTCATGAACCAAGCATCATTTTCGCGGATGAGCCGACAGGTGCGCTGGATTCGAAATCAGCATCAGACTTATTAAATAAGTTAAGTGATTTAAATGAGAAAAGGAAAGCAACGATCATCATGGTTACCCATGATCCTGTTGCTGCTAGCTTCTGCAGCCGGGTTATTTTCATCAAGGATGGCCAGATTTATACTCAGCTGAATAAGGGTGATCAATCAAGACAGGCTTTTTTCAAGGATATTATGAAAACACAAGGCGTTTTGGGCGGTGTGCAGCATGAGCATTAA
- a CDS encoding ABC transporter permease yields the protein MSINTIILRNLKKNLKNYYLYVFALIFSVALYFAFVTLQYDPSMSEAKGSIKGAAAIKTASILLVAIVSIFLLYANTIFIKRRSKEIGLFQLIGMTKNEIFRLLSLENLLLYFGSLIIGIFIGFSVSKLILMILFKLTGVEGIASLHFSSEALLQTVIVFTVIYVFIMLMNFVFIKRQTILSLFRVVSVAEGKVKKLSIMEMILGVLGLALIIAGYYISSLLFGGDFTSMNELFLAMVVILASVIIGTYLFYKGSVSFIASLIRKRKDGYLNVNEVLSLSSIMFRMKSSALLLTIITTVSALAIGLLSLSYISYYSAEKSAQDSLPSHFSFTDKEDAGKFIGSLHKEGLEYKEQSIEVLQVDADMEDILDVNLEEMNFDSPTMLLPVVSEKSIAGMELSPNETVLTGYNDALQKFMTMKDSGKLEFKGKTNTIKQNYIGLNKDFVIPFYFTAGGLPVAIVDEQVYEELKADLNPEIQLEDSLFIGVDMKNDSDIEKANTLFKKMEFSGRADSQQEMSTRQKMNMGLVMFIVGFLGLTFLVTSGCILYFKQMDQSEDEKPNYTILRKLGFTQGDLLRGIRSKMAFNFGIPLIVGLLHSYFAVKSGWFFFGSELWMPMILVMVLYTVLYSIFGILSVIYSKKVIKDAL from the coding sequence ATGAGCATTAATACCATCATCCTCCGCAATCTGAAAAAGAATCTGAAAAATTATTATCTCTATGTGTTCGCGCTCATTTTCAGTGTTGCGCTCTATTTCGCCTTTGTCACCCTTCAATATGACCCATCGATGTCTGAAGCAAAAGGCTCGATTAAAGGTGCAGCAGCAATCAAAACAGCCTCTATCCTGCTCGTTGCGATCGTTTCCATCTTTCTTCTGTACGCCAACACTATCTTTATCAAAAGGCGAAGCAAAGAAATCGGGCTTTTTCAGCTGATAGGAATGACAAAAAATGAAATTTTCAGGCTGCTTAGCCTGGAAAATCTCTTGCTGTATTTTGGTTCCTTGATCATTGGAATCTTTATCGGTTTTTCAGTTTCAAAATTAATACTGATGATCCTTTTTAAATTGACAGGTGTTGAAGGAATTGCGTCATTGCACTTTTCAAGTGAGGCGCTTTTGCAGACTGTCATCGTCTTTACGGTAATTTATGTTTTCATCATGCTGATGAACTTTGTTTTTATCAAAAGGCAAACCATTCTATCTTTATTCAGGGTGGTTTCGGTTGCAGAAGGAAAAGTCAAAAAGCTGTCCATTATGGAAATGATCTTGGGGGTGCTTGGTTTAGCCTTGATCATTGCCGGCTATTATATCTCTTCCCTTTTATTTGGCGGGGATTTCACGTCCATGAACGAGCTGTTCCTCGCGATGGTGGTCATCCTTGCTTCCGTTATCATTGGAACCTATCTTTTCTACAAAGGATCGGTAAGCTTTATCGCCAGCCTGATCCGCAAAAGGAAAGATGGATACCTGAATGTTAACGAAGTGCTTTCATTGTCCTCCATCATGTTCCGCATGAAGTCGAGTGCACTGCTTTTAACGATTATTACAACTGTGTCCGCCCTTGCGATCGGGCTGCTGTCATTAAGCTATATTTCTTACTACTCAGCGGAAAAATCAGCCCAGGATAGCCTCCCCTCCCACTTTTCGTTCACTGACAAGGAAGATGCAGGGAAGTTTATAGGGAGCCTTCATAAAGAGGGGTTAGAGTATAAGGAACAAAGTATTGAGGTATTGCAGGTGGATGCTGATATGGAGGACATCCTGGATGTCAATCTGGAAGAAATGAATTTTGATTCGCCAACCATGCTTTTGCCGGTTGTAAGCGAAAAGTCCATAGCTGGCATGGAACTTTCCCCTAATGAAACCGTGCTGACTGGATATAATGATGCACTGCAGAAGTTCATGACGATGAAGGACTCAGGAAAGCTTGAGTTCAAGGGAAAAACAAATACCATTAAACAAAATTATATAGGGCTAAATAAAGACTTTGTCATCCCGTTTTATTTTACAGCAGGCGGGCTGCCGGTGGCCATTGTGGATGAGCAGGTGTATGAAGAGCTGAAAGCAGACCTTAATCCTGAGATCCAGCTGGAGGATTCGCTTTTCATCGGAGTGGATATGAAGAATGACAGCGATATTGAAAAAGCCAATACACTCTTCAAAAAGATGGAGTTCAGCGGCAGAGCCGATTCCCAGCAAGAGATGAGCACAAGGCAAAAAATGAACATGGGACTGGTCATGTTTATTGTCGGTTTTCTTGGCTTAACCTTCCTGGTCACTTCAGGCTGCATCCTTTATTTCAAACAAATGGATCAGAGTGAGGATGAAAAACCAAACTATACAATTCTGCGGAAACTTGGCTTTACACAGGGAGACCTGCTGCGCGGGATTCGATCCAAAATGGCATTCAACTTTGGAATTCCGCTTATCGTCGGCCTTCTGCACAGCTACTTTGCCGTAAAATCCGGCTGGTTCTTCTTCGGAAGCGAGCTTTGGATGCCGATGATCCTGGTTATGGTGCTTTACACGGTGCTTTATTCGATTTTCGGAATTTTGTCTGTGATTTATTCGAAAAAAGTGATAAAAGATGCACTATAG
- a CDS encoding aspartyl-phosphate phosphatase Spo0E family protein: MELLKAIEQTRQAMIACIHSRGLTDEETLKLSQELDKLIVESQLMKSFKSMILMRQIANKCEEIANKSNN; encoded by the coding sequence ATGGAATTACTAAAGGCAATTGAACAGACCAGGCAAGCTATGATTGCATGCATTCATTCAAGGGGACTAACCGATGAAGAGACCTTGAAATTAAGCCAGGAACTGGATAAGTTAATTGTTGAATCACAGCTAATGAAAAGTTTTAAAAGTATGATCCTAATGAGACAAATTGCAAATAAATGCGAAGAAATTGCAAACAAATCCAATAATTAG
- a CDS encoding SIS domain-containing protein, with protein MLAKYLNEVKELLTLLEIEEGQKMKNAARALAECIQNNGIIHVFGCGHSHMLGEELFYRAGGLAPIKPIFAEDLMLHKGAVRSSLMEKQNDLAESFMENADIRPGDVVIVASTSGRNPVPIDVAEISKESGAFVIGITSPRYANTQSSRHKNGKYLYSSVDLAIDNHIEPGDALMEHSALGIRFGSASSIIGFAIVNSLMAEAVEVMIENGFEPPIFKSGNVDGAEQHNRELVRRYKSRIPLLEG; from the coding sequence ATGCTTGCGAAATATCTGAATGAAGTAAAAGAATTATTGACCCTTTTGGAAATAGAAGAAGGTCAAAAAATGAAAAATGCCGCCCGTGCTTTGGCTGAGTGTATTCAAAACAATGGGATTATTCATGTTTTTGGATGCGGTCACTCTCATATGCTCGGGGAAGAGCTGTTTTACCGGGCAGGAGGGCTCGCCCCGATTAAGCCTATTTTTGCAGAGGATTTAATGCTTCATAAGGGAGCGGTCCGTTCCTCATTAATGGAAAAACAAAATGATCTTGCGGAAAGCTTTATGGAGAATGCTGATATCCGGCCTGGTGATGTCGTCATTGTAGCATCAACATCTGGACGGAATCCAGTCCCGATCGATGTAGCTGAAATCTCAAAAGAGAGTGGAGCATTCGTCATTGGGATCACATCCCCGCGTTATGCGAACACTCAATCCTCCCGGCACAAAAACGGAAAGTATCTTTATTCATCTGTGGATTTGGCGATCGACAATCATATAGAACCAGGGGACGCATTGATGGAGCATTCAGCTTTGGGGATTCGGTTTGGCTCCGCCTCATCTATTATTGGCTTTGCGATTGTAAACAGCCTAATGGCGGAAGCAGTGGAAGTGATGATAGAAAACGGGTTCGAACCGCCTATCTTTAAAAGCGGCAATGTAGACGGAGCAGAACAGCATAACCGCGAGCTGGTTAGAAGGTATAAATCCCGAATTCCGCTTCTGGAAGGATAA
- the nagB gene encoding glucosamine-6-phosphate deaminase encodes MEIIKVTNYEEMSKTAADYIIRKVRQLPEATLGLATGSTPVGTYKRLIEDHQGNKTSYKNVTTFNLDEYIGLSGENPQSYRYFMDTVLFNHLDIQKENTFVPNGTLEDLGEECRNYENKLKNHGGIDLQILGIGNNGHIGFNEPGTSFLSKTHIVDLADSTIKANARFFNTIEEVPTQAITMGISTIMQSREILLLASGEAKADAIQKLLGNGVNELFPASILKNHPNVKVIADEAALSASKVSV; translated from the coding sequence ATGGAGATTATTAAAGTAACCAATTATGAAGAAATGAGTAAAACCGCAGCAGATTATATCATCAGGAAGGTCCGCCAGCTTCCTGAAGCAACACTGGGATTGGCAACCGGAAGCACCCCTGTGGGAACCTATAAAAGGTTGATTGAAGATCACCAGGGCAACAAAACATCATATAAAAACGTGACAACTTTTAATCTGGATGAATATATCGGTCTTTCTGGGGAAAATCCGCAAAGCTACCGTTATTTTATGGATACAGTATTGTTTAATCATCTGGACATCCAGAAGGAAAATACTTTTGTCCCCAATGGTACGCTTGAGGATTTGGGAGAAGAATGCCGTAATTATGAAAATAAGCTGAAAAACCATGGTGGCATTGATCTGCAAATTTTGGGGATCGGCAATAATGGACATATTGGCTTCAATGAGCCTGGCACGTCTTTTTTATCTAAAACTCATATTGTTGATTTAGCAGATTCTACTATTAAAGCCAATGCCAGGTTTTTTAATACGATCGAAGAGGTGCCGACCCAAGCCATTACAATGGGAATCTCAACGATCATGCAGAGCAGGGAGATCCTTCTTCTCGCTTCAGGTGAAGCAAAAGCGGATGCCATTCAAAAGCTTCTTGGAAATGGTGTTAATGAACTTTTCCCGGCATCCATCTTAAAAAATCATCCAAACGTTAAAGTGATTGCCGACGAAGCGGCTCTAAGCGCATCAAAAGTCTCGGTATAA
- the nagE gene encoding N-acetylglucosamine-specific PTS transporter subunit IIBC, which yields MLGFLQRIGKALMLPIAVLPAAGLLLRFGQDDLLGIPFIANAGNAIFANLALIFAIGVAMGFAKDSNGAAALSGAIGFLVLTEGAIAIDENINMGVLGGIIAGIIAGLLYNRFHDIKLPDWLGFFSGRRFVPIITSVTMILLAAIAGFAWPPIQGAIDSLGNWIIGLGALGSGLFGFLNRLLIPLGLHHVLNSLFWFQFGEFEGVNGDIARFFAGDPSAGAYMTGFFPVMMFGLPAAAFAIIATAKPEKRKAVSGMFIGLALTSFLTGITEPIEFSFMFIAPLLYGVHAILTGVSMWVTSLLGIRDGFTFSAGALDFALNFNIAEKPLLLLGIGVIYAILYFVIFYALIKALDLKTPGREDETDAVEEEEAPAAQGNNKYEVMASQFIKDIGGADNITSIDNCATRLRLNIADMEKVKESALKAHGAKGIMKLSKTNLQIIVGTDVEFVADEMKKIKK from the coding sequence ATGTTAGGATTCTTACAAAGAATTGGTAAGGCATTAATGCTTCCGATTGCCGTCCTGCCTGCCGCCGGTCTACTGCTCCGCTTTGGACAAGATGATTTATTGGGCATTCCGTTTATTGCAAATGCCGGCAATGCCATTTTCGCCAACCTGGCACTTATTTTTGCCATCGGGGTTGCGATGGGATTTGCGAAAGACAGTAATGGAGCAGCTGCCCTTTCAGGCGCCATCGGTTTTCTTGTATTAACCGAAGGGGCAATTGCCATCGATGAAAATATAAATATGGGAGTTCTGGGCGGTATTATTGCCGGTATTATTGCTGGATTATTATATAACCGCTTCCATGATATCAAACTTCCGGATTGGCTCGGATTCTTCAGCGGCCGCCGATTCGTTCCGATTATTACTTCCGTAACGATGATTTTGCTGGCTGCCATCGCTGGTTTTGCCTGGCCTCCTATCCAGGGTGCAATCGATTCACTGGGCAACTGGATTATTGGTCTCGGCGCTTTGGGATCAGGTCTATTTGGATTCTTAAACCGCCTGCTTATTCCATTAGGTCTTCATCACGTATTGAACAGTTTATTCTGGTTCCAGTTCGGCGAATTTGAAGGAGTTAATGGAGATATTGCCCGCTTCTTCGCCGGAGACCCATCAGCAGGCGCTTACATGACTGGATTCTTCCCTGTTATGATGTTCGGTCTTCCTGCTGCAGCTTTTGCGATCATTGCAACAGCTAAGCCTGAAAAAAGAAAAGCTGTATCAGGAATGTTCATCGGTCTTGCACTGACTTCATTCCTGACTGGTATTACGGAACCAATCGAGTTCTCATTTATGTTTATTGCACCGCTTCTATATGGAGTGCACGCAATCTTAACCGGGGTTTCCATGTGGGTTACCTCTCTATTGGGCATCCGCGATGGTTTCACATTCTCAGCAGGCGCACTCGATTTTGCGCTGAACTTTAATATCGCTGAAAAGCCGCTGCTGCTTTTGGGAATTGGCGTCATCTACGCTATTCTTTACTTCGTTATCTTCTATGCCTTAATAAAAGCGTTAGACCTGAAAACGCCTGGCCGTGAAGATGAAACAGACGCAGTTGAAGAAGAAGAGGCACCTGCTGCTCAGGGCAATAATAAGTATGAAGTTATGGCCAGCCAGTTTATCAAAGATATTGGCGGAGCTGACAACATCACTTCCATTGATAACTGTGCAACACGCCTTCGCTTAAATATTGCTGATATGGAAAAAGTTAAGGAAAGTGCACTGAAGGCACATGGTGCTAAAGGAATCATGAAATTAAGCAAAACCAATCTGCAGATCATTGTTGGAACAGATGTAGAGTTTGTAGCAGATGAAATGAAGAAAATTAAGAAGTAG
- the chbG gene encoding chitin disaccharide deacetylase, with protein MIKLIVNADDFGYSPGVNYGILHSHLYGIVNSATMMMNMPGTEQALAMASQYPGLRTGVHLVLTCGKPLLSHLITLTNKGGYFRSQADLDGISAEELELEWSAQIDRFIGAGLTPSHLDSHHHVHTREEFLPVVQSLSNKYDLPFRVNGVQVLEGVKSYSHRCLFDFYGDGIQEDYFSRLAEKAEDGETVEVMCHPAFADQLLMEGSSYNLMRIKELEILCSAKLPPDIKLL; from the coding sequence ATGATCAAACTCATCGTCAATGCTGATGATTTCGGCTATAGTCCCGGAGTTAACTATGGAATTTTGCACAGCCACCTATATGGAATTGTCAATTCTGCCACCATGATGATGAACATGCCGGGAACCGAGCAGGCCCTGGCAATGGCCAGTCAATACCCGGGTTTACGAACTGGCGTCCATTTAGTCCTAACATGCGGGAAGCCGTTATTATCCCATTTAATAACTTTAACAAATAAAGGTGGATACTTCAGATCACAGGCAGATTTGGACGGAATATCCGCAGAAGAGCTCGAGCTTGAGTGGTCTGCACAAATTGACCGTTTTATCGGGGCTGGTCTTACGCCTTCCCATTTGGATAGCCATCATCACGTTCATACACGCGAAGAGTTTCTCCCAGTGGTTCAAAGCCTGTCCAATAAATACGACCTCCCTTTCAGAGTAAATGGCGTGCAAGTGCTTGAAGGGGTCAAAAGCTATTCTCACAGATGCTTATTCGATTTTTACGGAGATGGCATTCAGGAAGACTATTTCAGCAGGCTGGCAGAAAAGGCAGAAGACGGGGAAACAGTGGAAGTCATGTGCCATCCGGCATTTGCAGATCAATTGCTTATGGAAGGGTCATCTTATAATTTAATGCGCATAAAGGAGCTGGAAATACTCTGCTCTGCAAAGCTTCCACCTGATATTAAGCTGCTATAA
- a CDS encoding 6-phospho-beta-glucosidase, whose amino-acid sequence MAQQPDSIKIAVIGGGSSYTPELIEGFIKRHEELPVREIWLVDVEEGRNKLEIVGQLAKRMVEKAGVPIQIQLTLDREKALKNADFVTTQFRVGLLDARGKDERIPLKYGVLGQETNGPGGFFKALRTIPVIMEICREMEELCPNAWLINFTNPAGMITEAVLRYSNIKKVVGLCNVPIGMEMGAAQLMNVDHSRVRIDFAGLNHLVYGLDVYVDGVSVKEEVLNKLTDKEHSITMKNIHAMGWEPEFLQALNVLPCPYHNYYYKTREMVEEEVKAASEGGTRAEVVKKLEEELFQLYQNPDLAEKPPQLEKRGGAYYSDAACRLIHSIYTDKRDIQPVNTRNYGAIAGLPSDSAVEVSCVITKDGPKPIAVGELPVAVRGLVQSIKSFERVTIEAALTGDYNTALLALTINPLVGSDKIAKKILDEMLEAHRTYLPQFQ is encoded by the coding sequence ATGGCACAGCAACCAGATAGTATAAAAATAGCCGTAATAGGCGGAGGTTCAAGCTATACACCTGAATTAATTGAAGGCTTTATCAAAAGACATGAGGAATTGCCAGTCAGGGAAATTTGGCTTGTAGATGTGGAGGAAGGAAGAAATAAGCTCGAGATTGTCGGACAATTAGCGAAGCGGATGGTTGAAAAAGCCGGGGTTCCCATACAGATTCAGCTTACTTTGGATAGGGAAAAAGCGCTTAAGAATGCCGATTTTGTTACAACCCAATTTCGTGTCGGGCTTTTGGATGCAAGAGGAAAAGACGAGAGAATTCCGCTGAAATATGGAGTCCTGGGCCAGGAAACCAATGGCCCGGGAGGATTCTTCAAGGCACTCAGAACCATTCCAGTCATTATGGAGATTTGCCGTGAAATGGAAGAATTGTGCCCCAATGCATGGCTCATCAATTTTACCAATCCGGCAGGAATGATCACAGAAGCAGTCCTGCGATACAGCAATATCAAAAAAGTGGTTGGTTTATGCAATGTGCCGATTGGGATGGAGATGGGGGCTGCCCAGTTAATGAATGTGGATCACAGCAGAGTAAGAATTGACTTTGCGGGACTCAATCACCTCGTATACGGGCTTGACGTCTATGTCGATGGAGTGAGCGTCAAGGAAGAGGTGCTGAATAAGCTTACGGACAAAGAACATTCGATCACGATGAAAAACATCCATGCGATGGGATGGGAACCGGAATTTCTGCAGGCATTAAATGTGCTTCCTTGTCCTTACCATAATTATTACTATAAAACACGTGAAATGGTGGAAGAAGAAGTCAAGGCAGCATCAGAAGGCGGAACTCGGGCTGAAGTGGTTAAAAAGCTGGAGGAAGAGCTGTTCCAGTTATATCAGAATCCAGATCTTGCTGAAAAGCCGCCGCAGCTTGAAAAAAGGGGAGGGGCTTACTACAGTGATGCAGCATGCAGGCTGATTCATTCCATCTATACTGATAAAAGGGATATACAGCCGGTTAACACCCGTAATTATGGTGCCATTGCAGGCCTTCCGTCAGATTCAGCCGTTGAAGTCAGCTGCGTAATAACGAAGGATGGACCGAAGCCGATAGCGGTCGGTGAACTCCCAGTTGCAGTCAGAGGGCTGGTTCAATCCATTAAATCCTTTGAAAGGGTGACCATAGAAGCTGCCCTGACTGGTGATTACAATACTGCTCTACTGGCGCTGACAATCAATCCGCTGGTGGGTTCCGATAAAATAGCTAAAAAGATCCTTGATGAAATGCTCGAAGCCCATCGTACCTATTTGCCGCAATTTCAATAA
- a CDS encoding PTS lactose/cellobiose transporter subunit IIA, translating into MDKEKLYQISFQLILHSGNARSLAMESIQKAKAGKFEAAEAKIREAEEEFVLAHRHQTELIQGEASGAQFDLPIILVHAQDHLMNALTIKDMAQEFIDLYKKLD; encoded by the coding sequence ATGGATAAAGAAAAGCTTTATCAAATATCATTTCAGCTTATTTTGCACAGCGGGAATGCCAGAAGTCTCGCCATGGAATCCATCCAGAAAGCAAAGGCCGGAAAGTTCGAAGCAGCGGAAGCAAAAATCCGGGAAGCAGAGGAGGAGTTTGTGCTGGCACACAGACATCAAACTGAGTTAATTCAGGGCGAGGCTTCCGGGGCTCAATTCGATCTGCCCATCATTCTTGTCCATGCCCAGGATCATTTGATGAATGCACTGACTATCAAAGACATGGCACAGGAATTTATCGACTTATACAAGAAACTTGACTAA
- a CDS encoding PTS sugar transporter subunit IIC gives MMTFIEKYIMPYAMKFGNNRHLLAIRDALIGMIAITMVGSFAVLFNNLGEIIKPYGRLMESIFGESWKTLGGDIWWGTFAFLTIFAVFGISHRLAKSYGDDGFEAMLVAAACFFLLIPQVGQVPDTEGVWGFIGYGYFNATALFTGIVVALLATELFIRLTKVKAFIIKLPDGVPPAVAGAFAKLVPGMLTIFIFGVAGLLFRKMTNGEFLNDWLNATLVAPLTNAADSLPFAILIVFLVHGFWAVGLHGPNILGGVTTPLFTSLGTKNTDLYAQGVADLDKYAILAGPFLDAFVYLGGSGATLGLIIAMFIAGRKRHKQMLALGTPPGIFQINEPLLFGLPIVLNPIWLIPFISAPVIMTVVAYLAIKWGLVYPVVVASIPWVTPAGIGGYLATGGHISGAVLALVNLAISIVIYLPFVYITGKMDEKKLKHVQPEQTPTIQG, from the coding sequence ATGATGACGTTTATTGAGAAATATATCATGCCTTATGCAATGAAATTCGGCAATAACAGGCATTTGCTTGCTATCCGGGATGCATTGATCGGGATGATCGCCATCACGATGGTAGGATCATTTGCTGTCCTGTTTAATAATTTGGGGGAAATCATTAAACCATACGGCAGGCTCATGGAAAGTATTTTCGGCGAATCCTGGAAAACACTTGGCGGAGATATCTGGTGGGGTACGTTTGCCTTCTTAACCATATTCGCCGTATTTGGTATATCCCACAGGCTTGCCAAATCGTATGGGGATGATGGATTCGAGGCGATGCTGGTTGCCGCAGCCTGCTTCTTCCTCTTAATCCCTCAGGTAGGCCAGGTGCCTGATACGGAAGGCGTCTGGGGATTCATTGGCTATGGATACTTTAATGCTACGGCTTTATTTACAGGGATTGTGGTAGCACTTCTTGCAACCGAATTATTTATACGTCTGACCAAGGTAAAAGCCTTTATTATCAAACTGCCGGATGGAGTCCCACCAGCCGTTGCAGGGGCTTTTGCCAAACTGGTGCCGGGCATGCTGACGATTTTCATATTTGGAGTGGCAGGCCTTCTGTTCAGAAAAATGACAAATGGGGAATTTTTGAATGACTGGCTCAATGCAACCCTTGTCGCACCTTTGACAAATGCAGCTGATTCATTGCCATTTGCGATCCTTATTGTCTTTCTGGTGCATGGTTTCTGGGCGGTTGGACTCCATGGGCCTAATATTCTTGGAGGTGTAACAACGCCTTTATTCACATCTCTCGGAACCAAAAATACAGATTTGTATGCTCAGGGAGTAGCAGATCTTGATAAGTATGCCATTCTGGCAGGCCCATTCCTGGATGCCTTTGTATATCTTGGCGGCTCTGGAGCAACTCTTGGACTTATCATTGCCATGTTTATTGCAGGCCGGAAGAGGCACAAGCAAATGCTGGCATTGGGAACGCCGCCTGGAATCTTCCAAATCAATGAACCTTTATTATTCGGCCTGCCGATCGTGTTAAATCCAATCTGGCTAATACCGTTTATTTCGGCACCGGTCATTATGACTGTAGTGGCTTATCTGGCTATTAAATGGGGCCTTGTTTATCCGGTCGTTGTGGCAAGCATTCCTTGGGTGACGCCTGCAGGAATTGGCGGCTATCTTGCTACAGGAGGGCATATCTCCGGTGCTGTGCTGGCACTTGTGAATTTAGCAATTTCCATTGTCATTTATCTTCCTTTCGTATATATAACAGGGAAAATGGATGAAAAGAAACTGAAGCATGTGCAGCCAGAACAAACACCAACAATTCAAGGTTAG